The Schizosaccharomyces pombe strain 972h- genome assembly, chromosome: I genome contains a region encoding:
- the slm3 gene encoding tRNA (5-methylaminomethyl-2-thiouridylate)-methyltransferase, protein MRVSLFLQKQIIECSKAFQPHSTRLQWPKSQDKVFVAMSGGVDSSFSAYLLKSQGYNVEGVFMRNWLDEDSAPSGCPAERDWATVQKVCKKLNISCRRFNFEKEYWNLVFEPSLDLYENGLTPNPDVSCNRQVKFGALFDALKKHCENNVKGDWWLASGHYAKSVVNIETNESHMCIPTDKRKDQTLFLCTIRKEALEKTIFPLHNWTKENVKKQASSAGFKEIAEKQESQGLCFVSPNVGRKFRKFLQRYLNFSDRPIKVIAGKNVVGEFSGNHGIWSLTVGERCGLSLPQAQSEYFGRWYVWKKDIKNNALYICRGTNNELLMSKCIYLKDWKWCGTKLQNLEKSALSCFVRVRHQQPLQPAKVTWRNPESVKIHFQDKQRAVTPGQVIAVYVNDVCLGGGMVDTVEPEKDFD, encoded by the exons ATGAGGGTTTCACTTTTTCTACAAAAGCAAATCATAGAATGCTCAAAGGCGTTTCAACCTCATTCTACACGTTTACAATGGCCCAAATCGCAGGATAAAG tATTTGTAGCTATGTCGGGAGGCGTGGACTCTAGTTTTTCGGCGTATTTACTAAAAAGTCAG GGATATAATGTGGAAGGTGTTTTTATGCGTAATTGGTTAGATGAGGACTCCGCGCCTTCTGGTTGCCCTGCTGAAAGAGATTGGGCAACAGTCCAAAAGGTTTGTAAGAAGCTCAATATATCGTGTAGACGGTTTAATTTCGAAAAAGAGTATTGGAATCTCGTATTTGAGCCTAGTCTAGATCTGTATGAAAATGGATTAACTCCCAACCCAGATGTATCTTGTAACCGACAGGTAAAATTTGGAGCGTTGTTCGACGCATTGAAAAAACATTGTGAAAATAATGTCAAGGGTGACTGGTGGCTGGCTTCTGGTCATTATGCAAAATCGGTTGTTAATATTGAGACCAACGAATCCCACATGTGTATTCCGACTGACAAGCGTAAAGATCagactttatttttatgcaCAATCCGCAAAGaagctttagaaaaaacCATTTTTCCTCTACATAATTGGACGAAAGAGAACGTGAAAAAGCAAGCAAGTTCTGCAGGcttcaaagaaattgctGAAAAGCAAGAAAGTCAAGGACTCTGTTTTGTTTCGCCAAATGTAGGGAGAAAATTCAGAAAATTCCTTCAGAGatatttgaatttttctGATAGGCCGATAAAAGTCATTGCAGGAAAAAATGTCGTTGGAGAGTTTTCAGGAAATCATGGAATATGGAGCCTTACTGTTGGTGAACGCTGTGGACTGAGTTTACCACAAGCTCAATCTGAATACTTTGGGAGATGGTATGTATGGAAAAaggatattaaaaataatgcaCTGTACATATGCCGTGGAACGAATAATGAACTATTAATGAGTAAAtgcatttatttaaaagattggAAGTGGTGTGGTACTAAGTTACAAAACCTTGAAAAAAGTGCTCTTTCATGTTTTGTAAGGGTACGCCATCAACAGCCATTACAACCAGCTAAGGTGACTTGGAGGAACCCTGAAAGTgttaaaatacattttcAAGATAAACAACGAGCCGTTACTCCTGGTCAAGTCATTGCCGTGTATGTAAACGATGTTTGCTTGGGTGGAGGGATGGTTGATACTGTAGAACctgaaaaagattttgattga
- the erv25 gene encoding COPII-coated vesicle-associated protein Erv25: MMVSLKSSLFFMLALLTVVHALNFDIPAKTNPEPFCLREYVGEKNLVIVNLKTTGNMGDGQTLSMMITDSSGNTHSSIQNVLGEKSVAFDVDASAMLDICFLNTLTPGAIESEHKKRSVKLEFTVGADADDYSSLQKANNLEPVEADIRRARDFIEEIKGKIYYLQAREARFRNTNESTNERVKNFAYLTFISLFVLVIWQILYLRSFFQRKHLIP; the protein is encoded by the exons atgatgGTTTCTTTGAAATCTTCGTTGTTCTTTATGCTAGCATTATTGACTGTTGTCCATGCTTTAAACTTTGATATTCCTGCCAAAACCAATCCAGAGCCTTTCTGTCTTCGTGAATACGTAGGAGAAAAGAACCTTGTAATTGTTAATCTGAAAACTACTGGTAATATGGGAGATGGACAAACCTTGAGTATGATGATAACTGATTCATCTGGCAACACTCATAGCAGTATTCAAAATGTCTTAGGCGAGAAGAGTGTTGCCTTTGACGTTGATGCTTCTGCTATGCTCGATATTTGCTTCCTAAATACTTTGACACCAG GTGCTATAGAGTCTGAACATAAAAAGCGATCCGTCAAACTTGAGTTTACTGTAGGCGCTGACGCCGATGATTATTCTTCATTgcaaaaagcaaacaacTTGGAACCTGTAGAAGCTGATATCCGTCGTGCAAGAGACTTCATTGAAGAAatcaaaggaaaaatttactatttGCAAGCTCGCGAAGCTAGATTCAGAAACACTAATGAAAGTACTAATGAGCGTGTCAAGAATTTTGCATATCTTACTTTTATCTCATTATTTGTTCTTGTTATATGGCAAATCCTCTATTTACGTTCATTTTTCCAAAGGAAGCATCTTATCCCTTAA
- the ppk9 gene encoding serine/threonine protein kinase Ppk9 yields MQTPSSASAESEKDSGNTYVGPWLLGRTLGQGNLAKVKLGKHFQTNEKVALKMVYNDELEDKDTWKRLQREVTILRQLHHPNIITLYQVFRVPKYTVLALEYMDTDLHSMVVKHNRLDECTTRKIFRQIVHAIDYCHLHRVAHRDLKLENILLNKDLVVKLTDFGLSNFMLDGSFLSTSCGTPHYAAPEVIQGRYYDGCDVDVWGCGILLYLMLVGEFPFEDVTISNVLSRVCKGIYTIPSFVSSSASDLIRQMLMVLPTSRIKVAEIMQHPWFIADLPTHSRLPSRTSSFSSKHRSVTFSPPDLAILFDPSITSPSSSVGQIPQPTDHSALSPSKPMSISGTESPNPDPASLCYSSYEDLYSATSWHSDMAESSGFLDPTDIPPIPSNVETLRSSLPQRHASFMNKVYNHPLSRPPAPNRLRSLRWHYGIQTAKNPIEVLRKLCEALLELGARFRPCDEESFLKENKYKVFSCITCHNSPVYLVIELFSIGPSASVIDIRFSSSDDSIKYTSSYSPMPFLEVVKQLILKIA; encoded by the exons ATGCAAACCCCTTCTTCTGCATCGGCAGAGTCTGAAAAGGATTCAGGAAACACCTATGTTGGGCCTTGGCTTTTGGGAAGGACTTTGGGACAAGGAAACTTGGCCAAAGTGAAAT TGGGCAagcattttcaaacaaatgaaaaggTCGCATTGAAAATGGTTTACAATGATGAATTGGAAGATAAAGATACGTGGAAGCGTTTACAAAGAGAAGTGACAATCTTAAGGCAATTGCACCATCCAAACATTATCACCCTATACCAGGTGTTTCGGGTTCCCAAGTACACAGTGCTCGCACTAGAGTATATGGATACTGATTTGCACAGTATGGTGGTTAAGCATAATCGACTGGATGAATGTACCACTCGCAAGATTTTTCGACAAATTGTCCATGCCATCGATTATTGTCATCTTCATCGTGTTGCTCACCGAGATTTGAAGTTGGAAAACATTTTACTTAATAAAGATCTGGTTGTCAAGCTCACGGATTTTGGCCTTTCCAATTTTATGCTTGATGGTTCCTTTCTGAGTACCTCTTGCGGTACTCCCCATTATGCTGCTCCTGAGGTTATTCAAGGCCGTTATTATGATGGTTGTGATGTAGATGTATGGGGTTGCGGAATCTTATTGTATTTGATGCTCGTCGGCGAGTTTCCCTTTGAGGATGTAACCATCTCCAATGTATTAAGTCGCGTTTGTAAAGGAATCTACACCATTCCTAGTTTTGTATCTTCTTCAGCCTCAGATCTCATTCGTCAAATGTTAATGGTGCTTCCTACTTCACGAATCAAAGTTGCAGAAATAATGCAACATCCTTGGTTTATCGCTGATCTTCCCACGCATTCCCGTTTACCTTCCCGTACTTCATCCTTTTCTTCCAAGCATCGATCTGTCACCTTTTCTCCTCCAGATCTTGCTATTCTTTTCGACCCTTCCATAACTTCGCCTTCCAGTAGTGTAGGTCAAATTCCTCAGCCCACAGATCACTCAGCCCTATCCCCGTCAAAACCAATGTCCATTTCAGGTACTGAATCTCCTAATCCAGATCCCGCATCTTTATGTTATTCGTCGTATGAGGACTTGTATTCGGCTACTTCGTGGCATTCTGACATGGCAGAATCATCCGGATTTTTAGATCCTACTGATATTCCACCAATTCCTTCTAACGTTGAAACTTTACGCTCTTCTCTTCCACAGAGACATGCTTCATTCATGAATAAGGTCTACAACCATCCATTATCCCGACCTCCCGCCCCCAACCGACTTCGTTCTTTACGCTGGCATTATGGGATTCAAACTGCCAAAAATCCAATTGAAGTATTGAGAAAGCTATGTGAGGCTTTACTTGAGTTAGGAGCTCGGTTTCGGCCCTGTGATGAGGAATCTTTTCTAAAGGAAAATAAGTATAAAGTGTTTTCATGCATTACATGTCATAATTCTCCTGTTTATCTGGTTATTGAATTATTCTCTATTGGACCATCTGCTAGCGTGATTGATATCCGCTTTTCTAGTAGTGATGATTCTATAAAGTACACTTCATCTTACAGTCCAATGCCATTTTTAGAAGTTGTCAAACAATTGATCCTTAAAATTGCATAA
- the osh3 gene encoding sterol transfer protein Osh3, whose amino-acid sequence METVEIRSKSLLIQWLTVESNSLLSWQLHVKRKSIKFDIYHKKNDTSSLLDGSNKNTDRSILHTKRQHTHEAGIKKLSAAGLELFYQGERCMSEKPSEGSVYIENGGLYAFVFDNTFSKTKPKTVTFLLTAQPYNGPRIPNASVHGSPKQIISGTLLKKRRKKGQGYARRYFTLNMVEGTISYYANENSSVMRGKIPLSIAVISVAAETHEINVDSGVELWNLRAHTHQDWLRWCNALEKAKNSQTSSKLVVDERTQESSSNQLVSIYSRLRECLDIAQLYRTSRIKSASSHNFSVPEIRIQLPGDAKENKETRTSVEITAAENAQAAVTLRKVTRQLGSLLHELECFIQHHEYTKERTAQSSPSSRMSMDSNFEQHWYDAEDYESTTSQLNHYSESGAHAADATKSSVAHNEKVEDISDSDIPIMKTSSNSTSLDADRDSDTSSISDTSSNSSAPHEQLNATSLASTVDESSRSPPLPEVESNKENDIKRKQPFHDLMDSSSPDDSSFANAKSDEEVQKPSVSKNIADGAVISIPKPLTPKPSDSNSLYPLPHSKVGRRKNIPAITVPPPSILSILRKNIGKDISSIPAPVVSNEPCNLLQRCAEDLEYSNMLDKANECDDDIKIFYVAAFAVSNFSNMRHKERSVRKVFSPLLGETFELVREDRNYRFLAEKVCHRPLIIACHAESRNWIWNHSPKPIQKFWGKSVELNTLGPVTIKLACGTEFSFMKPACFLKNVAIGEKYVEPYDHMEIVDETTGDKAVIRFKSGGMFSGRSEDVLVTVIRSNGEEDPKCLQGKWTSHLDFVNTDEGNVIERIWEVGPLVDKPEDHCGMTVFAAQMNEITDLEKDKLPPTDTRLRPDQRYRENNDLDHAEPLKLELEQKQRERRKEMEEKDIKWEPRWFVPSVAGDDEDEDGSGPIWQLKKENNYWESRENSTWSSCPKLW is encoded by the coding sequence ATGGAAACTGTGGAGATACGAAGTAAGAGTCTGTTGATACAATGGCTCACGGTGGAATCGAATTCCTTACTGAGTTGGCAACTGCATGTGAAACGGAAAAGCATAAAGTTTGATATATAtcataaaaagaatgaCACATCTAGCTTGCTAGATGGATCCAACAAAAACACCGATCGTTCCATCCTGCATACAAAGCGTCAACACACTCACGAAGCTGGTATCAAGAAGTTGAGTGCTGCTGGGTTagaattattttatcaAGGAGAGCGATGTATGTCGGAAAAGCCTAGTGAGGGCTCTGTCTACATTGAGAATGGAGGACTTTATGCCTTCGTGTTTGATAACACTTTTTCGAaaacaaaaccaaaaactGTGACCTTCCTCTTGACCGCGCAACCATACAACGGTCCGAGAATACCAAATGCATCAGTCCATGGCTCTCctaaacaaattatttCTGGAACCTTGCTTAAAAAGCGCCGAAAGAAGGGCCAAGGCTATGCTCGACGTTACTTCACTCTCAACATGGTGGAAGGCACGATCTCATACTATGCTAACGAAAATTCTTCGGTAATGCGCGGTAAAATTCCCTTGAGCATTGCTGTGATTAGCGTTGCTGCAGAGACGCATGAGATCAACGTTGATTCAGGCGTAGAACTGTGGAACCTACGAGCACATACTCACCAAGATTGGCTACGTTGGTGCAATGCTTTGGAAAAGGCGAAAAATAGTCAAACTTCTTCAAAGCTCGTAGTAGACGAAAGGACACAAGAATCGTCATCCAATCAGTTAGTCTCTATTTACTCAAGACTACGTGAATGCCTGGATATTGCTCAATTGTATCGCACCAGTCGTATCAAATCGGCTTCAAGTCATAATTTTTCTGTCCCTGAGATCCGTATACAACTTCCCGGTGATGCCAAAGAAAACAAGGAAACCCGTACTTCAGTGGAAATTACTGCTGCTGAAAACGCGCAAGCTGCGGTTACTTTACGCAAGGTTACTCGTCAACTCGGGTCTTTGTTGCATGAACTGGAATGCTTTATTCAACACCATGAATATACTAAAGAACGTACGGCGCAATCTTCTCCTTCGTCACGCATGTCTATGGATTCCAATTTTGAGCAACATTGGTACGACGCTGAAGATTATGAAAGCACAACTTCTCAATTGAATCACTATTCTGAGTCGGGTGCTCACGCAGCTGATGCTACTAAATCAAGTGTTGCTCATAATGAAAAGGTGGAGGACATCTCTGATTCCGATATTCCAATAATGAAAACTTCTTCTAATAGCACTTCCCTTGATGCAGATCGTGATTCTGACACTTCTTCTATTTCCGATACATCATCCAACTCTTCAGCTCCACATGAACAGTTGAATGCAACTTCTCTCGCCTCAACAGTAGATGAGTCTTCTCGGTCACCGCCTCTTCCCGAAGTTGAAAGCAATAAAGAAAACGatatcaaaagaaaacagcCATTCCATGATTTAATGGATTCTTCATCACCGGATGATTCCAGTTTTGCCAATGCTAAAAGCGATGAAGAGGTTCAAAAGCCTTCTGTTTCTAAAAACATCGCCGACGGGGCCGTTATTTCTATCCCTAAGCCTCTCACCCCTAAACCCTCCGATTCCAACTCTCTTTACCCTTTACCGCATTCCAAAGttggaagaagaaagaatatACCAGCTATTACTGTTCCACCGCCAAGCATACTATCAATTTTACGAAAAAACATTGGAAAAGATATCAGTTCTATTCCTGCACCCGTTGTTTCTAATGAGCCTTGTAATTTACTGCAACGGTGTGCTGAAGATCTTGAATACTCTAACATGCTAGACAAAGCTAATGAATGCGATGatgatataaaaatattttacgTTGCTGCTTTTGCcgtttcaaatttttccaatatGAGAcataaagaaagaagtgTTCGAAAGGTTTTCAGTCCCTTGTTAGGTGAAACTTTTGAGTTGGTGCGGGAAGACAGAAATTATCGTTTTCTAGCTGAAAAAGTCTGTCATCGACCTTTAATTATTGCTTGTCATGCTGAAAGTCGAAATTGGATTTGGAACCACTCGCCTAAACccatacaaaaattttggggAAAGTCTGTTGAATTAAATACTCTTGGTCCAGTCACCATTAAGCTTGCTTGTGGTACTGAATTCAGCTTTATGAAGCCAGCCTGTTTCCTCAAAAACGTTGCGATCGGTGAGAAATATGTGGAGCCTTACGATCATATGGAAATCGTTGATGAGACAACAGGCGATAAGGCAGTGATACGTTTCAAGAGTGGAGGTATGTTTTCTGGACGTTCAGAAGATGTTTTAGTAACAGTTATACGATCCAATGGTGAAGAAGATCCTAAATGCTTGCAAGGGAAATGGACCTCACATCTCgattttgtaaatacaGATGAAGGCAATGTAATCGAGCGTATCTGGGAAGTTGGTCCTTTGGTCGACAAGCCTGAAGATCATTGCGGAATGACTGTTTTTGCTGCTCAAATGAATGAGATTACAGATTTGGAAAAGGATAAATTGCCTCCAACCGATACCCGTTTGCGTCCTGATCAACGTTATAGAGAAAACAACGATCTCGATCACGCAGAACCTTTAAAATTGGAACTGGAGCAAAAACAACGCgaaagaaggaaagaaatggaGGAGAAAGATATAAAATGGGAACCTAGATGGTTTGTTCCATCTGTTGCTGGTGATGACGAAGATGAAGATGGGTCAGGTCCAATTTGgcaattaaaaaaggaaaataattattggGAATCTCGTGAAAACTCTACTTGGAGTTCATGTCCTAAATTATGGTGA
- the mgr3 gene encoding TPR repeat-containing protein, whose protein sequence is MRMQWIWKSRRSLQNVFIRRSSQYHKPFWRRPLPATLLGCAVLGVAAVYFAKPSPIDENYPRSVAKYLHEALYRQKGENNHDFQDAWKAYQSAIKQAESEKMDMESPPVQGIRLQMANLLASAGALHKAWSMYWDILERTSKLPDFLEQRVLIASKLIELSEPLGLQKDATKAADLIVKALLSKQFNGDDEQKSRLFEQSATLYFQAGTPSYAVPLYHEALNLTMANPSCHGLILMNNLATSLLAQTETVDKKHHETLMKQSQSWSQKAVDSYYFAYPKDRNQECHAGCAAAFYTLGQIAERQGNIDLALKHYKNSEALRKDDPYNDGSMLSHIAIDRLDKDAFIKKLDKSSSPTD, encoded by the coding sequence atgcGTATGCAATGGATTTGGAAAAGTAGACGCTCTTTGCAAAACGTCTTTATACGTCGCTCATCTCAATACCATAAGCCATTTTGGCGAAGACCATTGCCGGCAACCCTGCTGGGCTGCGCGGTTTTAGGAGTCGCTGCTGTTTATTTTGCCAAACCTTCTCcaattgatgaaaattatCCCAGGTCCGTGGCTAAGTATTTACATGAAGCATTATATCGACAGAAGGGAGAAAATAATCACGACTTTCAGGACGCCTGGAAGGCTTACCAGTCTGCCATTAAACAAGCCGAGAGTGAGAAAATGGATATGGAATCTCCTCCGGTTCAAGGAATCCGTTTGCAAATGGCGAATTTGTTAGCATCTGCAGGAGCGTTGCACAAAGCCTGGTCTATGTACTGGGATATTCTAGAAAGGACTTCAAAGCTTCCTGACTTTCTTGAGCAAAGAGTTTTGATTGCAAGCAAGCTAATCGAATTATCAGAACCGCTTGGCTTACAAAAGGATGCCACCAAAGCAGCAGACCTCATAGTAAAAGCATTGTTatcaaaacaatttaatgGTGATGATGAGCAAAAGAGTAGGCTATTTGAACAATCGGCTACTCTGTATTTTCAAGCCGGAACTCCATCTTATGCAGTTCCGCTTTATCATGAAGCATTGAATCTTACTATGGCAAATCCTTCCTGCCACGGATTGatattaatgaataatTTGGCTACCAGTCTTTTAGCTCAGACTGAAACGGTCGACAAAAAACATCACGAAACGCTTATGAAGCAATCACAGTCCTGGTCTCAAAAGGCAGTTGACTCCTACTACTTCGCCTACCCTAAGGATCGTAATCAAGAGTGTCATGCTGGTTGTGCGGCTGCTTTCTACACTTTGGGTCAAATCGCTGAGCGCCAAGGAAACATCGATTTGGCTCTTAAgcattataaaaattctgAAGCATTGAGGAAAGACGATCCATACAATGATGGTTCAATGCTTTCACATATAGCTATTGATCGTCTTGATAAAGATgctttcattaaaaaattggataAATCCTCCTCTCCTACTGATTAG
- the cdc123 gene encoding translation initiation factor eIF2 assembly protein — protein sequence MTLILTKNQVLHCQFSSWYSLFRKLTPKAKVIKPIPATVLKYLHEDSIYVEQPMNTVEEVDSEEDEESAPAYYPEREAIQLIEKAIKELGGAVVPKLNWSTPKDALWITTTGSLKCTTAEEVLLLLKSSDFVAHDLNHAFDDCKDFDNADGSVPKDFSFELVLKEWFPMHASTEFRCFVKSKRLIAFCQRDDNYYEFLKENIDCYEKLISDLLKKLDTFPDPDFVFDVYIHKDRAWLIDINPFYPRTDGLLFSWSELESMNSENMKPEIRLIPKGSMPSTGSAKYYTNRVPFDMIAASEGENLLEFAQKWQDLTNKSNE from the exons ATGACTCTAATACTTACTAAGAATCAAGTACTTCATTGCCAGTTTTCTAGCTGGTACAGTTTGTTTCGCAAATTGACACCTAAAGCTAAAGTAATCAAGCCCATCCCAGCTACAGTACTTAAGTATTTGCATGAAGATAGTATATATGTTGAACAGCCTATGAATACTGTAGAGGAGGTTGATAGTGAGGAAGACGAGGAATCTGCGCCAGCCTATTATCCCGAGAGAGAAGCTATCcaattaattgaaaaagcaattaaagAGCTAGGTGGAGCAGTAGTTCCAAAGCTAAATTGGTCAACTCCTAAAGATGCTCTATGGATTACTACAACAGGCTCTTTAAAATGCACGACAGCTGAAGAGGTATTATTATTACTGAAGTCGTCCGACTTTGTTGCCCATGATCTTAATCATGCTTTTGATGATTGCAAAGATTTCGATAATGCAGATGGTTCAGTACCtaaagatttttctttcgaaCTTGTTTTAAAGGAATGGTTTCCAATGCATGCGTCAACTGAATTTCGttgttttgtaaaaagtaaaagattGATAGCGTTTTGTCAGCGTGATGACAATTATTacgaatttttgaaagaaaacattGATTGCTATGAAAAATTGATATCAGATCTCCTTAAAAAACTTGATACATTCCCGGATCCTGATT TCGTGTTTGACGTATATATTCATAAAGATCGTGCTTGGTTGATTGATATTAATCCGTTTTACCCAAGAACAGATGGTTTACTATTCTCTTGGTCTGAATTGGAATCAATGAATTCCGAAAATATGAAACCCGAAATTCGTCTTATACCAAAAGGTTCTATGCCATCAACTGGTAGCGCAAAATATTACACAAACCGAGTACCGTTTGATATGATTGCTGCTAGCGAAGGAGAAAATCTACTAGAATTTGCACAAAAATGGCAAGATTTAACCAATAAAAGTAATGAGTAA
- the tad3 gene encoding tRNA-specific adenosine deaminase subunit Tad3 produces MVKTNISKNSPKEATVPELDWPFKLIKSHLETRKLETENVWIACFEPKYASKVTQYVKQIRSKQKESLLHCNRLRRIQDENGSLELQIIICPEKSMTANEIGKDFEDLGIVSKMIFLYAVPAFPPLTDEQFHEWNSVWPVSYRKHVQRQDVFTVHELKRIESILEDLINAAGASHKHGEIGCAAAIYDPTTDTVLAVSVDERSKLKNPINHCVMNAINLVAKRELSRRQNRTDGSKDRYLCKDLTVVMTHEPCVMCSMGLLHSRIRRLIYCKKQPLTGGIESLYGIHWRAELNHRYLAYSGWNKPVPSIKENIHV; encoded by the exons ATGGTGAAAActaatatttctaaaaattcaCCTAAAGAAGCCACTGTTCCTGAGTTGGATTGGccttttaaattaataaaatctcATTTAGAAACAAGGAAACTTGAAACAG aaaatgtaTGGATTGCGTGTTTCGAGCCAAAATATGCATCAAAAGTAACACAATATGTGAAACAAATACGttctaaacaaaaagaaagtctGTTACATTGTAATAGACTAAGAAGGATACAAGATGAAAATGGTTCACTAGAACTCCAGATAATCATTTGTCcagaaaaatcaatgacTGCCAACGAAATCGGtaaagattttgaagaCCTTGgaattgtttcaaaaatgatatttctCTATGCTGTTCCTGCATTTCCGCCTTTGACAGACGAACAGTTTCATGAATGGAACTCAGTTTGGCCCGTTTCTTATAGAAAACATGTCCAAAGGCAAGACGTGTTTACTGTACATGAGTTAAAAAGGATAGAATCAATATTGGAAGATCTCATAAACGCTGCCGGTGCTTCTCACAAACATGGCGAAATAGGATGTGCTGCTGCTATTTATGATCCCACTACTGATACAGTGCTCGCGGTGTCCGTAGATGAACgttcaaaattaaaaaatcctaTAAACCACTGTGTGATGAATGCCATCAATTTAGTCGCAAAACGTGAATTATCTCGCCGACAAAATCGTACTGATGGCAGTAAAGACAGATATTTGTGCAAAGATCTCACTGTTGTTATGACTCATGAACCATGTGTAATGTGTAGTATGGGTCTCTTACATTCCAGGATTCGGCGTTTAATTTACTGCAAAAAGCAACCTCTTACGGGAGGGATCGAATCACTATATGGAATTCATTGGCGAGCTGAACTCAATCACCGTTATTTGGCATATTCAGGATGGAATAAGCCTGTGCCAAGTATAAAGGAGAATATTCATGTCTGA